In Drosophila simulans strain w501 chromosome 3R, Prin_Dsim_3.1, whole genome shotgun sequence, a single window of DNA contains:
- the LOC6728427 gene encoding phospholipid-transporting ATPase ID isoform X1 produces the protein MIGGRRCSEAARRLRRRPDTLELSVLGGQPMETELQEDNERTPTTGAGNVNAPGIEASEASCSAPSKRTRWFQFARSSKNRRKRLHCDEDEDVEQPDRRNSDLEGSRRACLAQPEGMNIGSSTQTIATPLMIGDSFYSLAPGGVISPANKSDDQELYKQRDHSVASESKSVPSLRRLSQIRRRRSSYYFSENERRIRANDKEFNAQFKYHNNYIKTSKYSLFTFLPFNLLEQFQRLANFYFLCLLVLQLIPAISSLTPVTTAIPLIGVLTLTAVKDAYDDIQRHISDSQVNNRKSKTLRNGKLVEAKWSEVQVGDVIRLDNNQFVAADTLLLSTSEPNGLCFIETAELDGETNLKAKQCLTETIELGDRHDLLWNFNGEIICERPNNLLNKFDGTLIWRGQRFALDNEKILLRGCVLRNTQWCYGVVVFAGVDTKLMQNSGKTQFKSTGVDRLLNFIIIGIVLFLVSICALFAIGCAIWEGLIGQHFQLYLPWEHIIPKDYIPTGATVIGLLVFFSYAIVLNTVVPISLYVSVEVIRFVQSFLINWDEEMYYPTTNTYAKARTTTLNEELGQIQYIFSDKTGTLTQNIMTFNKCSINGRSYGDVIDLRTGELVEITEQQTIFQNSNTNNRPSPSSGAIVAPPAAPPPIILVHKAEVHAKKTSMVVTSSGEAQVLPDRPRSDLERSAPPMDASEKRPGLKHVRYSAPSRSQDEDAGRLSPRLGGCGGLSPPVGNEERRISGGFKRSGAGCMQRQLSRTSSCDKVKILHDSQQTETHKMHHSSHNRKRLVKIRFKKAPSTATLGVVFSQLEHHLDEEPQSTSTLSNTKHHHHRPKALATNWSSSPHRVHALQSVDFSANPHHESDFRWYDRTLLDAVRSDEEHSHVFFRLLALCHTVMAETVDGKLEYQAQSPDEAALVSAARNFGFVFRTRTPNSITIEVMGQTEEYELLNILDFNNVRKRMSVILRRGDSMVLYCKGADNVIYDRLHGGQEDLKARTQDHLNKFAGEGLRTLALAERRLTEQYYNDWRSRQQEAALSMDSREQKLNAIYEEIESEMQLVGVTAIEDKLQDGVPKSIANLQNAGIKIWVLTGDKQETAINIGYSCQLLTDELADVFIVDGNSVEEVEKQLRQFKESIKIYNRFRPGGFDPFDRLNSDSNMDPLSVTMTQTSAFMQETNLPPTPPPPPAISVVTFRWDEKNKDNKGGPDSAECNDLFGDEKGSEDGGTASIVVDENTGFALVVNGHSLVHCLSPELENKFLDIASQCKAVICCRVTPLQKALVVELIKRAKNAVTLAIGDGANDVSMIKAAHIGVGISGQEGLQAVLSSDYSIAQFRYLERLLLVHGRWSYYRMCKFLRYFFYKNFAFTLCHCWYSLFCGFSAQTVFDPMFISVYNLFYTSLPVLALGVFEQDVSDKNSLEFPRLYTPGLKSELFNIREFIYSVLHGAFTSLVLFLIPYGVYKDGVSANGFIVSDHMTLGAVVATILIVDNTAQISLYTSYWTVVNHVTIWGSLVWYFVLDYFYNYVIGGPYVGSLTQAMKDLTFWVTMLITVMTLVAPVLAYKFYLLDVHPSLSDKIRQKSLKKIHSRASSDVRRTASSRRGRRSVRSGYAFAHQEGFGRLITSGKIMHKLPQDFAFPLGLGTKKTQVLHNNLNSADGPNSKSNNVTGQHMVNNNTNMRQNQNQNHSSMADITADGRDIGGDDGRGSGGSDDMSPRAPCQDLDTINL, from the exons ATGATCGGGGGCAGGAGATGCAGCGAGGCCGCCCGGCGGCTAAGGAGGCGTCCCGACACTCTGGAACTTTCAGTTCTGGGTGGCCAACCTATGGAAACGGAACTCCAGGAGGACAATGAGCGGACCCCAACAACGGGAGCCGGAAATGTGAATGCACCCGGAATAGAAGCTTCCGAAGCTTCGTGCTCTGCGCCCAGCAAAAGAACCCGTTGGTTTCAGTTCGCCAGGAGCTCAAAAAATCGAAGGAAACGATTGCACTGTGATGAAGATGAGGATGTTGAGCAGCCGGACAGGAGGAATTCCGACTTGGAGGGCAGTCGGAGGGCTTGCCTCGCCCAACCGGAGGGCATGAATATAGGCAGCTCTACGCAAACCATTGCTACACCCCTAATGATAGGCGATAGTTTCTACAGCTTGGCGCCGGGAGGAGTCATTTCACCAGCCAACAAATCCGATGACCAGGAGCTGTATAAGCAGAGAGATCATTCGGTGGCCTCGGAGTCAAAGTCCGTGCCCAGTTTGAGACGCCTTTCCCAGATTAGAAGACGGCGCAGCTCGTACTATTTTTCGG AAAACGAACGAAGAATTCGAGCCAACGACAAAGAGTTCAATGCCCAGTTCAAATATCAC AACAACTACATCAAGACCTCCAAGTATTCGCTGTTCACATTTCTGCCCTTCAATCTGCTGGAGCAATTCCAGCGGCTGGCCAACTTCTATTTCCTCTGCCTGCTGGTCCTCCAGCTGATACCCGCGATATCCTCACTCACCCCAGTGACCACAGCAATTCCCCTGATAGGAGTACTTACTCTGACGGCTGTTAAGGATGCCTATGATGATATT CAACGTCATATTTCTGACTCGCAGGTAAACAATCGCAAGTCGAAAACGCTGCGCAATGGCAAGTTGGTGGAGGCCAAGTGGTCGGAGGTACAGGTGGGCGATGTCATTCGGCTGGACAACAATCAGTTCGTAGCCGCCGACACCCTGTTGCTGTCCACATCCGAGCCAAATGGTCTGTGTTTCATCGAGACAGCCGAACTGGATGGGGAGACGAATCTCAAGGCGAAGCAATGCCTGACCGAAACCATCGAACTGGGCGACCGCCATGACTTGCTCTGGAACTTCAATGGAGAGATAATTTGCGAGCGGCCCAACAACCTGCTGAACAAATTCGATGGCACCTTGATTTGGCGGGGCCAGAGATTCGCCCTGGACAACGAGAAGATCCTGCTGAGGGGCTGTGTCCTCCGGAACACGCAGTGGTGCTATGGCGTGGTGGTCTTCGCCGGAGTGGACACCAAGTTGATGCAGAACTCCGGAAAGACGCAGTTCAAGAGCACTGGCGTGGATCGCCTGCTCAACTTTATTATCATTGGG ATCGTCCTCTTTCTGGTGTCGATTTGTGCCCTTTTTGCGATTGGCTGTGCCATCTGGGAGGGCCTAATTGGCCAGCACTTCCAGCTGTATCTGCCATGGGAGCACATCATACCCAAAGATTACATACCCACGGGAGCAACAGTCATTGGATTGCTGGTCTTCTTCTCGTATGCCATAGTCTTAAACACAGTTGTGCCAATCTCACTCTACGTTTCAGTAGAG GTTATACGCTTCGTACAGTCGTTCCTCATCAACTGGGATGAGGAGATGTACTATCCGACCACCAATACCTATGCCAAAGCCCGCACCACCACGCTCAACGAGGAGCTGGGCCAGATCCAGTACATATTCTCGGACAAGACGGGCACCCTCACCCAGAACATCATGACCTTCAACAAGTGCAGCATCAATGGGCGCAGTTATGGCGATGTGATTGACCTGCGCACCGGCGAGTTGGTCGAGATTACGGAG CagcaaacaattttccaaaatagcaacaccaacaacagaCCCAGCCCCTCAAGTGGAGCTATCGTAGCACCACCTGCAGCACCACCCCCCATCATCCTAGTGCACAAGGCCGAGGTCCATGCGAAGAAGACTTCCATGGTGGTCACATCCTCCGGGGAGGCACAAGTGCTGCCAGACAGACCCAGATCGGATCTCGAGCGCTCTGCTCCGCCGATGGACGCCAGCGAGAAGCGGCCAGGACTCAAGCATGTGCGATACTCGGCGCCCAGTAGAAGTCAGGACGAAGACGCTGGTCGCTTGTCACCCAGGTTGGGTGGATGTGGAGGACTTAGTCCACCCGTAGGCAATGAGGAGCGACGAATCAGTGGCGGCTTCAAAAGGAGTGGAGCCGGATGTATGCAGCGCCAATTGTCCCGCACTAGCAGTTGCGACAAAGTAAAGATTTTGCATGACAGCCAACAgacagaaacacacaaaatGCACCATTCCAGTCACAATCGCAAGCGATTAGTCAAGATCCGGTTTAAAAAAGCGCCATCAACAGCCACGCTGGGTGTTGTCTTCTCCCAGCTCGAGCACCACCTCGACGAGGAGCCacaatccacatccacactTAGCAACACCAAGCACCACCATCATCGACCCAAGGCACTCGCCACCAATTGGAGTTCGTCGCCTCACAGAGTGCAC GCCCTTCAAAGTGTTGACTTTTCGGCCAATCCGCATCACGAGAGTGACTTCCGCTGGTACGATCGTACGTTGCTGGATGCCGTCCGGTCGGATGAGGAGCACTCCCATGTGTTTTTCCGTCTCCTGGCCCTCTGTCACACGGTCATGGCCGAAACGGTGGACGGTAAGTTGGAGTACCAGGCCCAAAGTCCCGACGAGGCTGCCCTCGTTTCGGCCGCTCGCAATTTTGGCTTTGTCTTTCGCACACGAACACCAAATAGTATTACCATCGAGGTGATGGGACAAACGGAG GAGTACGAGCTCCTAAATATCCTCGACTTCAACAACGTCCGCAAGCGGATGTCTGTGATTCTCCGGCGCGGTGACTCCATGGTTCTATACTGCAAAGGAGCGGACAATGTGATATATGATCGTCTGCATGGCGGACAGGAGGACCTTAAGGCGCGCACCCAGGACCACCTTAAT AAATTTGCTGGCGAGGGTCTACGTACTTTAGCGCTGGCTGAACGACGTTTAACGGAGCAGTACTACAACGACTGGAGGAGTCGGCAACAGGAGGCAGCACTTTCGATGGACTCGAGGGAGCAGAAGCTGAACGCTATTTACGAGGAGATCGAGAGCGAGATGCAGCTGGTCGGGGTGACGGCAATTGAGGACAAACTGCAGGACGGCGTGCCCAAGTCAATTGCTAATTTGCAGAATGCAGGCATAAAGATATGGGTCCTAACCGGCGACAAGCAGG AAACTGCCATCAATATCGGCTACTCGTGTCAGCTGCTTACGGATGAACTTGCGGATGTCTTCATCGTGGACGGCAATTCGGTGGAGGAAGTGGAAAAGCAGCTGAGGCAGTTTAAGGAATCTATTAAGATATATAACCGGTTTCGACCAGGCG gaTTTGATCCATTTGATCGCTTAAATAGCGACAGCAACATGGATCCGCTGAGCGTGACCATGACACAAACATCGGCCTTCATGCAGGAGACGAACCTCCCGCCCACGCCGCCTCCACCGCCCGCCATTTCGGTGGTTACCTTTAGGTGGGATGAGAAAAATAAGGATAATAAGGGCGGACCGGACAG TGCTGAGTGCAATGACTTGTTCGGTGATGAAAAGGGGAGCGAGGATGGAGGCACTGCCTCCATTGTGGTGGATGAAAATACAGGATTCGCTCTGGTGGTAAATGGCCACTCCCTGGTGCACTGCCTTTCGCCGGAATTGGAGAACAA ATTCCTGGACATCGCTTCGCAGTGCAAGGCGGTCATCTGTTGCCGGGTAACGCCACTTCAGAAGGCGCTGGTCGTCGAGCTAATAAAGCGTGCCAAAAACGCAGTCACTCTGGCCATTGGCGATGGCGCCAACGATGTGTCCATGATAAAAG CTGCTCACATAGGCGTTGGAATCTCGGGGCAGGAGGGTCTGCAGGCTGTCCTCTCCAGTGACTATTCCATTGCCCAGTTTCGATACCTTGAGCGATTGTTGCTGGTACATGGTCGATGGTCCTACTACCGCATGTGCAAGTTCCTCAGATACTTTTTCTACAAGAACTTTGCATTTACACTGTGCCATTGCTGGTACTCGCTCTTCTGCGGCTTCAGCGCTCAG ACGGTTTTCGACCCGATGTTCATATCGGTGTATAATCTATTTTACACATCGCTACCCGTTTTGGCTTTGGGCGTCTTCGAACAGGATGTCTCGGACAAGAACAGTCTAGAGTTTCCCCGCCTCTATACTCCGGGTCTAAAGAGCGAGTTGTTCAACATTCGAGAGTTCATCTACAGTGTGTTGCACGGTGCCTTCACCTCGCTGGTCCTGTTCCTGATTCCTTATGGCGTCTACAAGGATGGCGTCTCGGCGAACGGATTTATTGTGAGCGATCACATGACCCTGGGCGCCGTTGTGGCCACCATACTTATAGTGGATAATACAGCTCAG ATATCTTTGTACACCTCCTATTGGACCGTTGTCAATCATGTGACCATTTGGGGTAGTCTAGTTTGGTACTTTGTGCTGGACTATTTCTACAACTATGTGATTGGTGGCCCTTATGTTGGCTCCTTGACTCAAGCTATGAAGGACTTGACCTTTTGGGTTACCATGCTGATCACGGTGATGACGTTGGTGGCTCCTGTCTTGGCTTACAAGTTCTATTTACTGGATGTACATCCCAGTCTGTCGGATAAG ATCCGACAAAAATCCCTGAAGAAGATCCACTCCAGAGCTTCAAGTGATGTCAGGCGAACGGCCTCATCACGTCGTGGACGGCGCTCCGTACGTTCAGGATACGCCTTTGCCCATCAG GAGGGCTTTGGTCGCCTGATAACCTCCGGCAAAATTATGCACAAGCTGCCGCAGGACTTTGCTTTTCCTCTGGGCTTGGGCACCAAGAAGACACAGGTGCTACACAACAACCTGAACTCGGCCGATGGACCAAATTCTAAGAGCAACAATGTGACTGGCCAGCATATGgtcaacaacaacacaaataTGCGACAGAATCAGAACCAAAACCACTCGTCAATGGCGGACATAACGGCTGATGGGCGGGACATTGGGGGGGATGATGGCAGAGGAAGTGGAGGCTCGGACGATATGAGTCCTCGTGCTCCCTGCCAGGACCTGGATACGATTAATCTCTAA
- the LOC6728427 gene encoding phospholipid-transporting ATPase ID isoform X2, translating to MIGGRRCSEAARRLRRRPDTLELSVLGGQPMETELQEDNERTPTTGAGNVNAPGIEASEASCSAPSKRTRWFQFARSSKNRRKRLHCDEDEDVEQPDRRNSDLEGSRRACLAQPEGMNIGSSTQTIATPLMIGDSFYSLAPGGVISPANKSDDQELYKQRDHSVASESKSVPSLRRLSQIRRRRSSYYFSENERRIRANDKEFNAQFKYHNNYIKTSKYSLFTFLPFNLLEQFQRLANFYFLCLLVLQLIPAISSLTPVTTAIPLIGVLTLTAVKDAYDDIQRHISDSQVNNRKSKTLRNGKLVEAKWSEVQVGDVIRLDNNQFVAADTLLLSTSEPNGLCFIETAELDGETNLKAKQCLTETIELGDRHDLLWNFNGEIICERPNNLLNKFDGTLIWRGQRFALDNEKILLRGCVLRNTQWCYGVVVFAGVDTKLMQNSGKTQFKSTGVDRLLNFIIIGIVLFLVSICALFAIGCAIWEGLIGQHFQLYLPWEHIIPKDYIPTGATVIGLLVFFSYAIVLNTVVPISLYVSVEVIRFVQSFLINWDEEMYYPTTNTYAKARTTTLNEELGQIQYIFSDKTGTLTQNIMTFNKCSINGRSYGDVIDLRTGELVEITEQTIFQNSNTNNRPSPSSGAIVAPPAAPPPIILVHKAEVHAKKTSMVVTSSGEAQVLPDRPRSDLERSAPPMDASEKRPGLKHVRYSAPSRSQDEDAGRLSPRLGGCGGLSPPVGNEERRISGGFKRSGAGCMQRQLSRTSSCDKVKILHDSQQTETHKMHHSSHNRKRLVKIRFKKAPSTATLGVVFSQLEHHLDEEPQSTSTLSNTKHHHHRPKALATNWSSSPHRVHALQSVDFSANPHHESDFRWYDRTLLDAVRSDEEHSHVFFRLLALCHTVMAETVDGKLEYQAQSPDEAALVSAARNFGFVFRTRTPNSITIEVMGQTEEYELLNILDFNNVRKRMSVILRRGDSMVLYCKGADNVIYDRLHGGQEDLKARTQDHLNKFAGEGLRTLALAERRLTEQYYNDWRSRQQEAALSMDSREQKLNAIYEEIESEMQLVGVTAIEDKLQDGVPKSIANLQNAGIKIWVLTGDKQETAINIGYSCQLLTDELADVFIVDGNSVEEVEKQLRQFKESIKIYNRFRPGGFDPFDRLNSDSNMDPLSVTMTQTSAFMQETNLPPTPPPPPAISVVTFRWDEKNKDNKGGPDSAECNDLFGDEKGSEDGGTASIVVDENTGFALVVNGHSLVHCLSPELENKFLDIASQCKAVICCRVTPLQKALVVELIKRAKNAVTLAIGDGANDVSMIKAAHIGVGISGQEGLQAVLSSDYSIAQFRYLERLLLVHGRWSYYRMCKFLRYFFYKNFAFTLCHCWYSLFCGFSAQTVFDPMFISVYNLFYTSLPVLALGVFEQDVSDKNSLEFPRLYTPGLKSELFNIREFIYSVLHGAFTSLVLFLIPYGVYKDGVSANGFIVSDHMTLGAVVATILIVDNTAQISLYTSYWTVVNHVTIWGSLVWYFVLDYFYNYVIGGPYVGSLTQAMKDLTFWVTMLITVMTLVAPVLAYKFYLLDVHPSLSDKIRQKSLKKIHSRASSDVRRTASSRRGRRSVRSGYAFAHQEGFGRLITSGKIMHKLPQDFAFPLGLGTKKTQVLHNNLNSADGPNSKSNNVTGQHMVNNNTNMRQNQNQNHSSMADITADGRDIGGDDGRGSGGSDDMSPRAPCQDLDTINL from the exons ATGATCGGGGGCAGGAGATGCAGCGAGGCCGCCCGGCGGCTAAGGAGGCGTCCCGACACTCTGGAACTTTCAGTTCTGGGTGGCCAACCTATGGAAACGGAACTCCAGGAGGACAATGAGCGGACCCCAACAACGGGAGCCGGAAATGTGAATGCACCCGGAATAGAAGCTTCCGAAGCTTCGTGCTCTGCGCCCAGCAAAAGAACCCGTTGGTTTCAGTTCGCCAGGAGCTCAAAAAATCGAAGGAAACGATTGCACTGTGATGAAGATGAGGATGTTGAGCAGCCGGACAGGAGGAATTCCGACTTGGAGGGCAGTCGGAGGGCTTGCCTCGCCCAACCGGAGGGCATGAATATAGGCAGCTCTACGCAAACCATTGCTACACCCCTAATGATAGGCGATAGTTTCTACAGCTTGGCGCCGGGAGGAGTCATTTCACCAGCCAACAAATCCGATGACCAGGAGCTGTATAAGCAGAGAGATCATTCGGTGGCCTCGGAGTCAAAGTCCGTGCCCAGTTTGAGACGCCTTTCCCAGATTAGAAGACGGCGCAGCTCGTACTATTTTTCGG AAAACGAACGAAGAATTCGAGCCAACGACAAAGAGTTCAATGCCCAGTTCAAATATCAC AACAACTACATCAAGACCTCCAAGTATTCGCTGTTCACATTTCTGCCCTTCAATCTGCTGGAGCAATTCCAGCGGCTGGCCAACTTCTATTTCCTCTGCCTGCTGGTCCTCCAGCTGATACCCGCGATATCCTCACTCACCCCAGTGACCACAGCAATTCCCCTGATAGGAGTACTTACTCTGACGGCTGTTAAGGATGCCTATGATGATATT CAACGTCATATTTCTGACTCGCAGGTAAACAATCGCAAGTCGAAAACGCTGCGCAATGGCAAGTTGGTGGAGGCCAAGTGGTCGGAGGTACAGGTGGGCGATGTCATTCGGCTGGACAACAATCAGTTCGTAGCCGCCGACACCCTGTTGCTGTCCACATCCGAGCCAAATGGTCTGTGTTTCATCGAGACAGCCGAACTGGATGGGGAGACGAATCTCAAGGCGAAGCAATGCCTGACCGAAACCATCGAACTGGGCGACCGCCATGACTTGCTCTGGAACTTCAATGGAGAGATAATTTGCGAGCGGCCCAACAACCTGCTGAACAAATTCGATGGCACCTTGATTTGGCGGGGCCAGAGATTCGCCCTGGACAACGAGAAGATCCTGCTGAGGGGCTGTGTCCTCCGGAACACGCAGTGGTGCTATGGCGTGGTGGTCTTCGCCGGAGTGGACACCAAGTTGATGCAGAACTCCGGAAAGACGCAGTTCAAGAGCACTGGCGTGGATCGCCTGCTCAACTTTATTATCATTGGG ATCGTCCTCTTTCTGGTGTCGATTTGTGCCCTTTTTGCGATTGGCTGTGCCATCTGGGAGGGCCTAATTGGCCAGCACTTCCAGCTGTATCTGCCATGGGAGCACATCATACCCAAAGATTACATACCCACGGGAGCAACAGTCATTGGATTGCTGGTCTTCTTCTCGTATGCCATAGTCTTAAACACAGTTGTGCCAATCTCACTCTACGTTTCAGTAGAG GTTATACGCTTCGTACAGTCGTTCCTCATCAACTGGGATGAGGAGATGTACTATCCGACCACCAATACCTATGCCAAAGCCCGCACCACCACGCTCAACGAGGAGCTGGGCCAGATCCAGTACATATTCTCGGACAAGACGGGCACCCTCACCCAGAACATCATGACCTTCAACAAGTGCAGCATCAATGGGCGCAGTTATGGCGATGTGATTGACCTGCGCACCGGCGAGTTGGTCGAGATTACGGAG caaacaattttccaaaatagcaacaccaacaacagaCCCAGCCCCTCAAGTGGAGCTATCGTAGCACCACCTGCAGCACCACCCCCCATCATCCTAGTGCACAAGGCCGAGGTCCATGCGAAGAAGACTTCCATGGTGGTCACATCCTCCGGGGAGGCACAAGTGCTGCCAGACAGACCCAGATCGGATCTCGAGCGCTCTGCTCCGCCGATGGACGCCAGCGAGAAGCGGCCAGGACTCAAGCATGTGCGATACTCGGCGCCCAGTAGAAGTCAGGACGAAGACGCTGGTCGCTTGTCACCCAGGTTGGGTGGATGTGGAGGACTTAGTCCACCCGTAGGCAATGAGGAGCGACGAATCAGTGGCGGCTTCAAAAGGAGTGGAGCCGGATGTATGCAGCGCCAATTGTCCCGCACTAGCAGTTGCGACAAAGTAAAGATTTTGCATGACAGCCAACAgacagaaacacacaaaatGCACCATTCCAGTCACAATCGCAAGCGATTAGTCAAGATCCGGTTTAAAAAAGCGCCATCAACAGCCACGCTGGGTGTTGTCTTCTCCCAGCTCGAGCACCACCTCGACGAGGAGCCacaatccacatccacactTAGCAACACCAAGCACCACCATCATCGACCCAAGGCACTCGCCACCAATTGGAGTTCGTCGCCTCACAGAGTGCAC GCCCTTCAAAGTGTTGACTTTTCGGCCAATCCGCATCACGAGAGTGACTTCCGCTGGTACGATCGTACGTTGCTGGATGCCGTCCGGTCGGATGAGGAGCACTCCCATGTGTTTTTCCGTCTCCTGGCCCTCTGTCACACGGTCATGGCCGAAACGGTGGACGGTAAGTTGGAGTACCAGGCCCAAAGTCCCGACGAGGCTGCCCTCGTTTCGGCCGCTCGCAATTTTGGCTTTGTCTTTCGCACACGAACACCAAATAGTATTACCATCGAGGTGATGGGACAAACGGAG GAGTACGAGCTCCTAAATATCCTCGACTTCAACAACGTCCGCAAGCGGATGTCTGTGATTCTCCGGCGCGGTGACTCCATGGTTCTATACTGCAAAGGAGCGGACAATGTGATATATGATCGTCTGCATGGCGGACAGGAGGACCTTAAGGCGCGCACCCAGGACCACCTTAAT AAATTTGCTGGCGAGGGTCTACGTACTTTAGCGCTGGCTGAACGACGTTTAACGGAGCAGTACTACAACGACTGGAGGAGTCGGCAACAGGAGGCAGCACTTTCGATGGACTCGAGGGAGCAGAAGCTGAACGCTATTTACGAGGAGATCGAGAGCGAGATGCAGCTGGTCGGGGTGACGGCAATTGAGGACAAACTGCAGGACGGCGTGCCCAAGTCAATTGCTAATTTGCAGAATGCAGGCATAAAGATATGGGTCCTAACCGGCGACAAGCAGG AAACTGCCATCAATATCGGCTACTCGTGTCAGCTGCTTACGGATGAACTTGCGGATGTCTTCATCGTGGACGGCAATTCGGTGGAGGAAGTGGAAAAGCAGCTGAGGCAGTTTAAGGAATCTATTAAGATATATAACCGGTTTCGACCAGGCG gaTTTGATCCATTTGATCGCTTAAATAGCGACAGCAACATGGATCCGCTGAGCGTGACCATGACACAAACATCGGCCTTCATGCAGGAGACGAACCTCCCGCCCACGCCGCCTCCACCGCCCGCCATTTCGGTGGTTACCTTTAGGTGGGATGAGAAAAATAAGGATAATAAGGGCGGACCGGACAG TGCTGAGTGCAATGACTTGTTCGGTGATGAAAAGGGGAGCGAGGATGGAGGCACTGCCTCCATTGTGGTGGATGAAAATACAGGATTCGCTCTGGTGGTAAATGGCCACTCCCTGGTGCACTGCCTTTCGCCGGAATTGGAGAACAA ATTCCTGGACATCGCTTCGCAGTGCAAGGCGGTCATCTGTTGCCGGGTAACGCCACTTCAGAAGGCGCTGGTCGTCGAGCTAATAAAGCGTGCCAAAAACGCAGTCACTCTGGCCATTGGCGATGGCGCCAACGATGTGTCCATGATAAAAG CTGCTCACATAGGCGTTGGAATCTCGGGGCAGGAGGGTCTGCAGGCTGTCCTCTCCAGTGACTATTCCATTGCCCAGTTTCGATACCTTGAGCGATTGTTGCTGGTACATGGTCGATGGTCCTACTACCGCATGTGCAAGTTCCTCAGATACTTTTTCTACAAGAACTTTGCATTTACACTGTGCCATTGCTGGTACTCGCTCTTCTGCGGCTTCAGCGCTCAG ACGGTTTTCGACCCGATGTTCATATCGGTGTATAATCTATTTTACACATCGCTACCCGTTTTGGCTTTGGGCGTCTTCGAACAGGATGTCTCGGACAAGAACAGTCTAGAGTTTCCCCGCCTCTATACTCCGGGTCTAAAGAGCGAGTTGTTCAACATTCGAGAGTTCATCTACAGTGTGTTGCACGGTGCCTTCACCTCGCTGGTCCTGTTCCTGATTCCTTATGGCGTCTACAAGGATGGCGTCTCGGCGAACGGATTTATTGTGAGCGATCACATGACCCTGGGCGCCGTTGTGGCCACCATACTTATAGTGGATAATACAGCTCAG ATATCTTTGTACACCTCCTATTGGACCGTTGTCAATCATGTGACCATTTGGGGTAGTCTAGTTTGGTACTTTGTGCTGGACTATTTCTACAACTATGTGATTGGTGGCCCTTATGTTGGCTCCTTGACTCAAGCTATGAAGGACTTGACCTTTTGGGTTACCATGCTGATCACGGTGATGACGTTGGTGGCTCCTGTCTTGGCTTACAAGTTCTATTTACTGGATGTACATCCCAGTCTGTCGGATAAG ATCCGACAAAAATCCCTGAAGAAGATCCACTCCAGAGCTTCAAGTGATGTCAGGCGAACGGCCTCATCACGTCGTGGACGGCGCTCCGTACGTTCAGGATACGCCTTTGCCCATCAG GAGGGCTTTGGTCGCCTGATAACCTCCGGCAAAATTATGCACAAGCTGCCGCAGGACTTTGCTTTTCCTCTGGGCTTGGGCACCAAGAAGACACAGGTGCTACACAACAACCTGAACTCGGCCGATGGACCAAATTCTAAGAGCAACAATGTGACTGGCCAGCATATGgtcaacaacaacacaaataTGCGACAGAATCAGAACCAAAACCACTCGTCAATGGCGGACATAACGGCTGATGGGCGGGACATTGGGGGGGATGATGGCAGAGGAAGTGGAGGCTCGGACGATATGAGTCCTCGTGCTCCCTGCCAGGACCTGGATACGATTAATCTCTAA